Sequence from the Solea senegalensis isolate Sse05_10M linkage group LG1, IFAPA_SoseM_1, whole genome shotgun sequence genome:
TGATTCAGAATCTCATTGTAATCAAGTGCCCTTATTTACATATAGTTAAGTAGTTATTGTGTGGTTTTAGGGAAGTGAAGTTTGAGCAGGTGATATTGCTGCATGGAGTTTAAGCCTTGAAGGAATActtttgcatttagctttgtattactagaatattggtagtgtcactggtgggcacgtgacaaagaaaaagaatgaagatatttcttgattCAGGgtaaactgaggttgggaagcacaatttttcagaaatactacccctattctagtaatacaaagttaAATGCAAGTAGTTGTAATCTTACACCACAACTCTTTAAGTAGTTGTggtgtcaaatttaaatataaacaaatgacaacGTTACGTTCATATCATCATCGTCAAATCAGCGTCTCACGACTCTCTGTGTTGTGTCCGTATCGTGGTGTTTATATCTCGTGTAGCCTTGACTGAAAGGTTTCAGAAGTGATTTCTACTGCCTTGAGAATCCCCGTCATTGATGGGATGTACACACCCCTGCACTGCGtccgtatacacacacaaacgctccctcagtcaggtctgatgaTATTGAAGACTAAAGAGAGGCAGAAATCACCAAAAGAGATGCACTATAGCGCTTTAAGTATCAGCAGATTCAATAACACTTTCATGTCGAGTATATTGACCTAATCATAAACATGTCACTATGTATAGGTGCACATTGTGCCACGACTCTGCATTTAGTTGCTGTGATATATTATGTGCtgctttatctttatttttgatCTTCTATCATATGACATAGAAGAGCTTAACAGTGCTTTAGAGAACAGCTAATTGAGGGTCCtcataaataaactaaaataaacaaattccACCTTCCATATCATTAATCATTcttcaaatgtgaaaaaaacaatgtagaGAATTCGTTTTTTCTATACGTAAACTCGGCTCAGTCACGTTTGCTTGCAACGCTGGCATCGTCCATACTCTAGCTGCGATGAGAGTTGAACGGAAGTATTTCATGTGTGAATTAgcaatgtttgtatttttatttcacctttatttagTCAGATACTggataaataagaataattataaagcacaaataacattaacattaaaagaaaatcatatcACAACTCGTTCTTGCatgtcattttcacaaaaaaaacatgtccacatCATGATGATCTGAAAGACAAAGATTTTTGGGATGGATCATTTGCAAAACttttcactgctgtttttttcacatattttaatGTGATCAAATATGGCAGTTAAATTAAGATTTGGTCTTTTTGcagttttgattattttgggATTTGTGCAGCCCTCCTGAGTAAATatgaaatgtcatgtaaacCACTTTTTGTTAATCTTAATTTTGTGCAGCAACATTCACTTGCAGTATATTCACAGCATTCCGAATCTGGTTAATATCACTTGATGGTATCTTGCAAGTCATGCAGAAAGGTGTGTAAGTGAGTGACGCAATTATAATTCAATAAGGACTTTGAATTAATAGTAATGTATAAGCTGCTGTGCTTGTACATTACCTTCCTCTCGAGAAATGATAAGAAGCTGGGAGAGAAACACCGGCCTGTGACATCATGAGCCTGCACCTGTCCCTCTGCTTCTCTAACACTGAGCCTCAGTAAAGGCCGTGACCCCTGAAAGTCTTTGCTGATAGACAAACGCTAGCTCTCCCTTCAAGTCAAGTTTTGAAGGATATTTATTACTGTCGGCCCTAAATGTGATTATTCCCAGAGCAAATACAATAACCATGTAACCATCAATTACACTGATGTTTTGGacaatatttttttgcttttacttgCGCCGCTGCAGTAACATCCGAGGAATGACTAATGAACAGAGTGTTTTATGTCAACCTGCCTCCTCTTGACATTGTATGAGGCAGCAGGTTGAAATATGTCTTGCTTAGCCAATGCctgttttatgttgtattaaaaaaaatgacaatttatCAACGCTGGAGTAAATCCAACAGCAGAATCCCTTAGTGTGCACATTCAAGTGTCTCCGTCAGGCCGTTCACCTTGCTGACGGATGTGGTGACAGTGAATGAGATGGCGGCCTGCCTAAATCTCAGACTGTCTTAAACCAGCAGAAGTGGAGCTCAACATCTCAGTGTGACACATTCAAGGCTAAGCTGAGCGCAGGGATCTCCCCAAGGTCCAGCTGATGTTGGGGGGGTTTGTGTTAATTGCATGGAAGAAGGGGGTTATGTGGAGCATGGGAATATGTTCTTGGATTAAGGCGGATTTTTTGGCAGAGGAGAGAAATcggggtgtgtttttttaaacagaaaaacagaattgGAACACAATTGCGGACCAGTGATAAACAAGTGATTAAAGGTTGAACATATTAGCGGCTTGATAAAGTGAGATTCAAGCTAGTGTGCTTGTTTATATTACCTCCCTGGAGACTGTTGGATTACAGCGTTGAGCTCAGTGCACAGCAGAGCTGTAATTCCTCCCTACATTGACCCTGGCATGGCCAGCAACCAAAAATCAAGCATGTGTCTCAGCTGCAGTTGGGTAATCCTtggcagacaaaaaaaaataatctaaatttcacacacattaaatgGACCAATAGCTATCAGGGACCTTGGATTGGAATATCCTGAGAAAAATAGTGGAGGAGGGATTCTTGTATAAGTGCTATATGGACACAGAAGTATCCATTCATTCTGAGAAACTGTGCTTCCGACCCTGGAAAATGTATTCCAGTTTCCCTACAGCTTGACTTGCATTGCTGATGATGTGCTCGCCATATTTTACTCTGTGATGAAATCTGACGGGGTTGCAACAGATATTCTGCCTGAAGCGTAATGTTTGTATACCGCAAACacagcctctctttctctgcaacCTTCCAGGCAGTCtgtctctgcaaacacactgtgTTATATACTGCAGTTTCCCTCTGGCCTCGTGCAATCTCAGCCTCTTCCTCTACTCCCGACTGTGCTGGCTCGCAAACTCAAACCACAGTAAAAAATCTACTGTTTATATCAATTCTCTTAGAAAAGTTTGaaggacacaaaacaaatatgaaagtTTCCCCATtaaaaaccagaaaaaaaaacaaaaaaaaaaactatgggAATGAGGATGGTTTCCCCCTCGCCCATGCCACACCCTTGTCATGCCAACGCTCCAGATGTCATGGGAACCGATaacagctgtggctggtgtgcTCAGGCTGCGTGTGAAAAGCTGCTCCATCTGCAGAAACCCAATCCCTCTGTGAAACCAGCGTAGGATTAGGCACTTTTGATAAGGTCCTCAAGACATCTTTATTAACAAAGCACATCTGTGGGACCGACAAACCTGGgaaatgtttacactgtgtgtgcatttcCAAAAGGATgcccatatgtgtgtgtttgtatgtgtcagGAAAAAAGTGATGCCCCTTTGTGGCAAAACATTAGTGGGATTATTACCCTTGTGTTGAATAATGAGTCTTCTGATATCCTTAGTGTGATTTTTTGCAATTTTACCCCCCCCCACGATATTGCTTTAACTATAATAAGCCATTCATTTGCAAGAGGCTTATCACAATTATCAGGTTGTTGATGAGCAAAGTCAGTCTTTAACAGTTTACTAAAGTGAAACAAGAAACTGAGATCATGGTGgcttggataaaaaaaaaggggaggagaaatgtcccaaaaaaaaaagaagtacagATGCCAAGGACACTTAAATTAGAGGGTTAGGGGAGCAATGAGGCAGGTTTGAGCAGTGGAGAAGGCTCTGATTTTCAGATTTGACCTCACAGCAGTTGCTATTGTAATACTGTCAAATGCTGACAGTGCAGGGCTTCAGGCTGAGGTAAGTTTGCCAAATGGGCCAGACTGCTGACTTCAAAGCTTTTGTGATTCACTAAAATCGCATTAACCCATTCATCTAGCTTGACATACACCtgtgcccaaaaaaaaaacaaaaaaggtgcCACTATCGTCCGCCTCCAAGGCACAGGTGTAGCAGCCATGTCCACTGGCTCTGCGGCAAGCGACGCTGAGGACTATGAGACATGCTGCAGGGGGAGTGCAGACCCTTTGGAGAGGGCCGCGCGGAAGACTACCTGCTGTGATCCGCACACGTACTCGgacgaggagctggaggaggacggtGTGGACGCGCGGACGAAGCAGCAGGGGCGCAGACTTCCGAGGACGCACCACAAGGACGCGCGCCAGTCGCAGAGAAACGCGGCCAACGCCAGGGAAAGGGCGAGGATGCGAGTGCTGAGCAAAGCTTTCTCCAGACTAAAAACCAGCCTGCCCTGGGTGCCGGCGGACACCAAGCTGTCCAAACTGGACACGCTGCGACTCGCCTCCAGCTACATATCTCACCTGAGACAACTCCTGCAGGAGGACAGGTTCGAGAACAGCTTTGCGCGTCCAGTCAGTCTGGTACGAGGACACAactttgtttaccttttttgtaCATTATTTGCAAGCATGCAGTACCATTACATAAGTGAAGATTGTGCACGACTTGTGTACTTTATGTGGTTAATATTGATGaacctgttgtgtttttgctttgacaGACTTGGCCGTTTATGATGACAGTGCGAGCAGAGGACCAAGACATCTCAGCTACTGTTAGACTTTGTGGAGCCACAGCATAGAAACCACTTCTTTCTTCTACTCAAACTGAAGAGATTAACAAGAACAGAAAACCACTTCTTCCTCATCTTTGGtcattgctttgtgtgtgtgtgtgtgtgtgtgtgtgtgtgttttaatgtggcATGTGCAGGATTGTGTTGTGCATGTTTGCTGAAGTCACTAGGATGGCATGTTTACACTcttgtattcatttatatttgttttctatGGACACTGTATTAATGAAAATGACTTCTGATCCCAAAACTGTATCGATGATGCAGTGTATAGTTTTGTGACCCTGTCTGTGATATACAATATCAGTGTGTTTaacattctttcttttctgcatGTATTCGGGTACTTTTTTTGTGCAGGTAACATAGTACAGCTATCCGTTTTGCTACTTTGATTTGAATATACCAAGTATTAAAAGGCCcacaggtgcagcagcagcagcaggaggagggaaaTCTATTTATTGTGTTCatgatactgtatgttttaaaatgtttgcatttcatataaaacagtttgatggtgatgatgataataataataataataataataagagtggctacattttctcttttcatcagCATCCCAGTGATGTTGCTGCACGTGGTCATGTGACTTGAAAGATGCATTAAGCAGCTCCATTGCAGAAATGTGGTTAGcagatcatcatcattcaaaatccacatgcaaaaaaaaaactgctctgtGTTATTTGTGCATACAGCTCAACtccatgtgtgcattttttgaAAAAGCTCAGATCAGTTTTCAACTTTATTGTTTGGTGCATGAGCTTATCCTTGCTAAAAGTTAAGTGATTCAGTGCAGATCCAGAAAACTACTGGCAATTTATCATGATattcaaaatgtgcaaatatcATTTGTGGTCAGAGAATGAATGACCTCTTAAtagtttgaaaaaaatgacaaaaatcaaaGTCAATTACAATTTTAGAGTGACGTTGAGTTCTCTTGTACACATACCACCTCTGtgctacacaaacacatctgaCTGACAAAGAGGAAATGGCTGACAGATATCTCCTGTGCTCTGGAGTcctttttattctcttaaaCCCCAGAATGATGTGAGTACAGATTGATGGAAATCCAGTGTGTGGGACAGACTAACAAAGAGCTTTAGTAgaagaaacagacaaagagGGGAAAGGAAGAGTTTTCATCAGGTTCACATAGAGCTGCAGCTGTTGGCGTGTTAGTGCGTTTCCCAGAACTGTGAGGCCACTCTCGTGGGACAGACCAGTCACTCTGCTGGACCAGGACGGCTAATGAGCCGCCTTCTCACACTAAACCACAACTCGTCTTTCAGACCAAACACTTCCGTCCCCTGTGTCTCCCAGGGAAAGCAACGTGCAAACGTCCAATGTGCATCTCGACTGCACTGAAAATGAGGTGCCATAAATCAAAACACGGCATGTAAACAAAACGGTGGTTTCCGGGACTGGCGGCTGTGCTGCAGTTACTTGAGCTCAGGTGTCTGggaatacagtttttttttttgtatttcacatATGAATACAGAAGTAGTTTTAGTGCCAGTGTTGATGGACCAAGCTTGACTCAGCTCATGCAGTTGGTAATgggtgacatctagtggtgagaaaTGACAACACAGAACAGCGAACCTAAAGCTCTCAATGACATACTTAAAATCAATGGACCACACTTTGAGCATCTTCCtcttaatgttaaaaaaatgacactttggTTGAAATGGTGTGAAAAATCTAGTGATTAAAATCTAACTTCTGTTTTaatggttacacacacacacacacacacactcctttgtAAGAAATCTGAAGTAAATCACCTATAATTATatgattaaagaaaaatgtttctgGCTTATTAGATTTTTTCCTTAAAGTAAAAGCAtgcaaatacagtacataataataaaaaataataaataataaagtagaaTTAATTTTCTTGGTACTactggcttttcttttcttttaataacaGTCCTTTCACTTAAATGGAAGACAACTTGACTCATAAAACTGTAGAATAATATACTGAGATGTTAAAGGGATTTTTGACCTGTGttctcatcattattattattattattattgttaatagtAGTTGTAGCAGTATCTGTGTATTTTTACTATGACAATTGAGAATGGCTTTGAGTGACAAAGTGTTGCCTCTGAAAAAGGACACATTGAAAATTTCTTTGGAAAAAAAGATATGGAAAAATACAAGTTTACTTCCAGTATTTGGCAAAATCTTGACTATAAAGTTACGATTTTTCAAACTTAAAACTTTGATAGAATACTTGTAGGCTGTATGTTGATTACTTTTTGAGGAAAATACATAATTTTGATCAAGTTACCTGCAAACGAGTTGAATGATTAATCAATAGATAAGCCTTTAACAACAGCCCTACACTAGTTTTGAGTCAGAATTGCAGCGAGTTAAAGAACCATGAATGGTTATGTCCACCAGAGGTCACCATATCTTCACAGTGGACAACAGTGGACAGCATTACAACAAAATGCACTCACACTTTTCCTGGCATTATGGGGTATATTTGAATTCTGGAACCCTCAGTATTAAATTCCCAATCTTTTGGTTTTCCTTCTCCACACTGACACCAAATTGCTCTGGGTGTCGGTGTATAATGATCTGATGACTGATTTGTCAACAACAGTgcatttactgtttttgttcaccGTGTCCTTTtcacagaatgttttttttaaacctctttCTGTAACAGAGATTTTCAGACATGAGTTGAACGCCGAATAGATTGGCTTGTAATTGCATCATCAGCCAACAAAGCAGCACCATTcgactttttctttaattatttggACAACTGTaactctttttttcattttaagagGAAGTTCATAGAACAGGAAGACACTACAGGGCCAAAGCCAACATCAGAGGTTCAGCAAGAGTATAGTTGACCCAACGGCACTAAACTCAGGCCTTAATATCTACAAGAATCCAGCTCAGGGCTTCCCAAACCCACATCCAGCCTGTTCGTTATTTAATACTCAGTCCGTCACTGCCACTAATAAGAAAAAGGACGTGTAAATCCCAAACTACTTATTTCACTTTTGCCACATGCATATATTATTTCCCGCATGCAAAATTGAGTTCCTCTCTCCAGATATGAAAATGCTGACCCCATAAACCTGGAGCTGTCACTCCTAAAACTATTaaaagacagaggagatgaaataaatgaaatgttatcaaaaattgtgtcaaaatataatttttgatTAATTgctgtcttgatctatacaaatcgtattctacagactgaagagcacatctttatttctcacacatctgcacaaatatcacaccgttttcaaattaaaatgacaataatgatgtAAGGATGACCATTCTCTCTGATATGGCAAATCATaacgcaattcctgtcaaaatagtCGCacttagatatttattcaaaattgtttAGCCCTAAACATAACGTGAAAATGAGTATTTAAACAGATATCATgcactaaatattttaaaaataactcgTGCTGTTCCCATTTCAACAAATCCAGTGAAGACCAATTCTCTCTGATTGTGGGACgagtcatttttgtttaaaaagctaaataatttcgtaaacaatacaaacacaagTCGGTAAGTCAACTTTGTAGCTTTTCAGCTGCCCCTATATGATGTCTATGAATGAGggatttattgtaaaaaaaaaattttaaatgaacaatcttttgttttttgtctttttcaggcTAATCCTTGAAAGAACCCCAAAATCCAAAGATATTGGTGATTTGTCCTCTTGTGTGTTAAATGCAAGTAGGTGAGAGCAACACAGGggcagagagagatggagatgtgTGTCTTCTGTGCAAGACTTCCTGTTACTGTGAGGAGAGGACACACTCGGCTGTTAGATAGGTGATTGGGTTACAGTGCAGGACTGGCAGCCTCCTCTCAGGAGAGAATGGAGGCTCTTTGTGGCAGGATGAGCTGGACGCTCTGAAAGGGAAGATCGAGCCAAGCCGAGACGGACGGGGAGTCGAAGACGACTGGAGGGAAGTTGCGTAAACTGTTGTGGAAGGTTAAGGAAGGCTGCGAGGTGGGGAGAGAAACACGACTACACGCACACAAATCTCACCCTCCATTGTCTCCCTGACAGGAGAGGAATATCAGCTCGGCCTTGTTGTTATATTGTGTGGGGGCAGTCGCTGAGCTGCTCAGGTGGTGTCCTGGTTCCAGTGATGCTGCTGGTGGAAGCCAGAGAGAAACAGATATTAGTGTTTGCTCTCGGGGCATGTGGAAGGATCCCGGCCCTGTTTACAAGGACTGGGCGGTGCCCCCTGGCTTATTATCTTGTTCtcgcctctctgtctctctcatagAGACATTTACACCACCAGGTACTttctctggttttgtttttcacacacacacacacacactgcacattttaCAAATCATTTTACACTCAAAATCTCATTTTTCTGTCTAAATTTAGTGTAAAGGCTTATCTTGAAAGTATACAATGACAAtgagtgtatattttttttaattacaaagaTTATTGGAAATTCAATATACTTGAACACAAGATAAGATATACGATATATGATAAGATTCTTATTAGTCCCGCCATATTTCAGcataacagcaacacaacacacagtaaaGAAGAAATGATATAATAAGCATAGAGATAAAAGAAAGATAGAAATTTATAGATAAGGGaatgccatttatttatttagttatttagttagGTTTTTGTTTAGTTAGTTCATATTAATTTGCCATAAATTTCACAGTATGGAAATTAGTAGGaagtaacaacaacacatgtatgtaaatgtcaatgcagtgtgtgtgtgtgtgtgtgtgtgaccctaATGAGGTCAGAGGAGCTTGTTTTGAGACAAGGTTCACACAGTCGAAGCTGGTTCCACTGCCATGCCACTGCCCCTCCGGTGGCACATTCTCCCCAAGTTCATCCTCTGACATTACAAAGACAACCACAGCCTGACAATGGAGATAATATTTTCCCCTTCACAATGGCTCTCAGTCTCTGCTCTGGGCGAAGGCTCAGTCGCTGTAAGTAGCCCGGGTTTTCCCATCCCTGTCAGACACTGGCCCAGCCCAGTGGAGAAATGAGTCCCCGGTTGCTTGAAGGCCCAACCTGTCAGCAGTCCAGAGGGATTAGCCATTCACAGCCTCCATATTGTTCTCCAGGCCACAATAGGCTGCATGGGGCTCGGCCCTTTGTCATCAACTCTGTTGTGAACTTCTGGTGGGGCAACAAAAGTGTAACACACCTGCATCTATGGattagaaggttttttttttttctacccttCCTTGTCttctctcttgtcttttttgtctttcttttctgacACATTGCCTATGGCAGAGTTGGCCACATCAAAAGTGAGCTTTCAGACCAGaaaattacaaaagaaaaaaaggaaaaaacccaCAGACTTTGCTTGGTAACACCCAAAGCAGTGGTGGACAAGACGTGGGACATCATGGTGATTTGGTAGACGCAGGGACGTTTGACAAAAGGTCATTTTCTTCCGAGAGCTTAAGTCATTAGTTAAGAAGAGCTTCGTCAAACGGATTCCCCAAATTGAGTGAGTGTTACGAGTCCAAATAAATGTCCACACGGATAGCTTTTCAAGGCATCCGTCTTTACTTTGACGTCCTCCTGcgtcacctctgacctctttcAAAACACACTCGTCACACAATGTTTGTGTGACGGCCACATCCGAGGAACCGAATCCCAAATCCAACCGTTTTTCTAAGAGGCTTGAACTTTCCATGACCACATCGGAAATCAAAGAGATTTCACGGTCATCGTGTAGAACGTGACGCTCTCAAAGTTCCAGTGGAGGAAAGAAATTTACGAGGATCTGGTCACTTTTCTTGTTTATCGCCCGTATAAAGACGGCATAGTCTGCACAGGTGCAACGGGGGTCAGCGTGGGTCTTTAAAATGATGAGAACGGATGGATTTTTGTTTGATCTCCGCTTGTCATTAGTCGCTTTACAAAGATTTTCCCATCAACACAACATATTTTTCTGATACACAATCTCGTCGAGTCAAAtagtgaagaaaacacaaacgaCACACACAGAATTCACAATTTACAGATTAACTTCACAATTCAATacaagcttcttcttcttcttttaagtTACTCAGGCTTGTTATATATGCTTTTATTGAAGCTTCATGTGGCATGTGTAATCTATCTTAACTGTTAATGGAAGAGCGAACAAAGAAGTGATATTGTCTACATTATCTTCTTCTTAGCcaacacttgtgtttttacCCAAATAAGTATAtctaaatgtgtgaaaacatccCTTCATACCCcacaaaatagaataaaacaagGGATTTATGAGGCCACATTATctaagtgtaaaaaaagaaaactagtACCCCCTTTAGGGTAATTGTTAGAGACCTTCAATCAGGCACTATATCTGCAGGATTAGTTTTATAGTGCATCCAATTGCAAATTGCTGAAGTGGGGATTGTCATTATGGCACATGATGGTCTCTTTGGGTTAACCTCAGGGTCGCCGTCATATACCAAGACACAGCTGACAGCGACACTCAGCCAGTTAACGCTGTGTGATGGATCACCTGTGCGTGTAAGCATGCGAGTGAGTGTGCATGCAGGTCTGTgtgtcatgcatgtgtgtgtgtgtgtgtgtgtgtgtgtatgtgtgtgtgtgtgtgagcgtgagagagagagagatatgtgtgtctgtgtgtgcgcgtgtgtcacCCTGGAGAGCC
This genomic interval carries:
- the LOC122777839 gene encoding musculin codes for the protein MSTGSAASDAEDYETCCRGSADPLERAARKTTCCDPHTYSDEELEEDGVDARTKQQGRRLPRTHHKDARQSQRNAANARERARMRVLSKAFSRLKTSLPWVPADTKLSKLDTLRLASSYISHLRQLLQEDRFENSFARPVSLTWPFMMTVRAEDQDISATVRLCGATA